A genomic stretch from Clavelina lepadiformis chromosome 5, kaClaLepa1.1, whole genome shotgun sequence includes:
- the LOC143459143 gene encoding RWD domain-containing protein 2B-like isoform X1, with amino-acid sequence MAKLETVELQLSELEMLTSIYPNEKEVVVQDLDVLSVMKRFQETDGNSYTPTKRLTIAINLELETTACSAQLQCSLPLSYPLHKLPEVFVRCSKVTRQMQNKLNEDMQSFIKTIPIGECCLYQIAQWVVDNIENYITNTKESTSTSGKVKNEANPETTPQTFTRLWIYSHHIYNKIKRKSILEWAKELDLTGFSMPGKPGVVCVEGSQEHCEEYWQRLRRQTWKRLSIVNREECSSSLITLETFCKFKHPVKEIDFGVHGGRDYHMDLGKFLDYLTVHNCREMFQVLFGVEGKSSDKS; translated from the exons ATGGCTAAGCTGGAAACTGTAGAGCTTCAATTATCAGAATTGGAAATGTTAACAAGCATCTATCCAAACGAAAAGGAGGTTGTGGTGCAGGATTTAGACGTGTTAAGCGTCATGAAACGTTTCCAAGAAACCGATGGAAATTCTTACACTCCTACAAAGAGGTTGACCATAGCAATTAATTTGGAGCTAGAAACAACTGCCTGCAGTGCACAACTACAGTGTAGTTTGCCCTTAAGTTACCCACTGCATAAACTTCCTGAAGTTTTTGTAAG ATGCAGTAAAGTAACTCgtcaaatgcaaaataaactaaatgaAGATATGCAAAGTTTTATCAAGACAATACCCATTGGAGAATGCTGCCTGTACCAG ATAGCTCAGTGGGTTGTAGATAATATTGAAAATTACATCACCAATACAAAAGAAAGTACGAGTACAAGtggaaaagtgaaaaatgaagCAAATCCTGAAACCACACCGCAAACCTTTACAAGATTGTGGATCTACAGCCACCACatatacaacaaaataaaaaggaaaTCGATCCTAGAATGGGCTAAGGAATTAGATCTAACCGGTTTTAGTATGCCTGGGAAACCAGGTGTAGTTTGTGTGGAAGGATCTCAGGAACACTGTGAAGAATATTGGCAAAG ATTGAGAAGACAGACTTGGAAGAGGCTTAGCATTGTCAACAGGGAAGAGTGTTCATCATCACTAATCactttggaaacattttgtaaattcaAACATCCCGTAAAAGAAATAGATTTTGGCGTTCATGGCGGAAGAGATTATCATATGGATTTGGGAAAATTCTTAGACTATCTCACGGTTCACAACTGTCGTGAAATGTTTCAAGTATTGTTTGGTGTGGAGGGAAAGTCCAGCGATAAGAGCTGA
- the LOC143460127 gene encoding protein rolling stone-like, translated as MGNILKPEFKKKRFAFHDCSPQRFYKSQWCKSKWVFLAIKLVLFGYWFGWFLYAVILESINQSLHKYWLFLTNWGVVSILLYFITSTLVVIYGIAEDSEQPHETKMPNTVSGSIDRSTGLINSANTDNPNLRWFHEAVWILQSVSVNDAIIIDIAFWVGLKLVLFNGSSQSALSINKHAINIVIMIIDIFLNDIPVRLLHFYHSSLFMLAYSVFSLIVHASGYTSAIYPVLDWQNNVGMAIGLCLGITFIASPVVHALVFFTFYQLRLFIAQQTVLSTVVAPAVTLIEIDNPTFKKDEV; from the exons atgggaaatattttgaaaccagAATTTAAGAAGAAACGTTTTGCTTTCCATGACTGTTCGCCACAGAGATTTTACAAATCACAG TGGTGCAAAAGCAAATGGGTGTTTTTGGCAATCAAGCTCGTCCTCTTTGGATACTGGTTTGGGTGGTTTCTGTATGCAGTGATTTTGGAATCGATAAATCAATCTTTGCATAAGTATTGgttgtttttaaccaattgGGGCGTCGTTTCCATTCTTCTTTACTTCATTACATCAACACTCGTGGTAATCTACGGGATTGCTGAAGATTCTGAGCAGCCGCATGAGACAAAGATGCCAAATACTGTATCTGGATCAATTGACCGTTCGACTGGTTTAATTAACTCGGCAAATACCG ACAACCCAAATCTTCGATGGTTCCATGAAGCCGTTTGGATTCTGCAAAGCGTCTCCGTAAATGACGCAATTATCATAGACATAGCATTCTGGGTCGGCCTGAAACTTGTTCTTTTTAATGGCAGCTCGCAGTCAGCTTTAAGCATCAACAAACACGCAATTAACATAGTCATTATGATAAtcgatatttttttaaatgatataCCGGTACGTTTACTACATTTTTATCATTCTTCGCTTTTTATGCTGGCTTATAGCGTATTTTCTTTGATTGTGCATGCTTCCGGGTACACGTCGGCAATTTACCCAGTTTTGGATTGGCAAAATAACGTGGGAATGGCAATCGGTTTATGCCTTGGAATCACATTTATTGCTTCCCCGGTCGTTCACGCACttgtttttttcactttttatcaATTGCGTTTGTTTATTGCCCAACAAACGGTTTTGAGCACAGTAGTCGCCCCAGCTGTTACTCTGATAGAGATTGACAATCCAACCTTCAAGAAGGACGAAGTTTAA
- the LOC143459143 gene encoding RWD domain-containing protein 2B-like isoform X2, with product MAKLETVELQLSELEMLTSIYPNEKEVVVQDLDVLSVMKRFQETDGNSYTPTKRLTIAINLELETTACSAQLQCSLPLSYPLHKLPEVFVRCSKVTRQMQNKLNEDMQSFIKTIPIGECCLYQIAQWVVDNIENYITNTKESTSTSGKVKNEANPETTPQTFTRLWIYSHHIYNKIKRKSILEWAKELDLTGFSMPGKPGVVCVEGSQEHCEEYWQRVKQLSWKNIEIRHSEISQREKRKFGNITEISFEVHGHRNNHMDMGAFNIFLQEHQCNYIFKYLFGIEGRIAKSVTS from the exons ATGGCTAAGCTGGAAACTGTAGAGCTTCAATTATCAGAATTGGAAATGTTAACAAGCATCTATCCAAACGAAAAGGAGGTTGTGGTGCAGGATTTAGACGTGTTAAGCGTCATGAAACGTTTCCAAGAAACCGATGGAAATTCTTACACTCCTACAAAGAGGTTGACCATAGCAATTAATTTGGAGCTAGAAACAACTGCCTGCAGTGCACAACTACAGTGTAGTTTGCCCTTAAGTTACCCACTGCATAAACTTCCTGAAGTTTTTGTAAG ATGCAGTAAAGTAACTCgtcaaatgcaaaataaactaaatgaAGATATGCAAAGTTTTATCAAGACAATACCCATTGGAGAATGCTGCCTGTACCAG ATAGCTCAGTGGGTTGTAGATAATATTGAAAATTACATCACCAATACAAAAGAAAGTACGAGTACAAGtggaaaagtgaaaaatgaagCAAATCCTGAAACCACACCGCAAACCTTTACAAGATTGTGGATCTACAGCCACCACatatacaacaaaataaaaaggaaaTCGATCCTAGAATGGGCTAAGGAATTAGATCTAACCGGTTTTAGTATGCCTGGGAAACCAGGTGTAGTTTGTGTGGAAGGATCTCAGGAACACTGTGAAGAATATTGGCAAAG AGTCAAGCAGCTGAGTTGGAAAAATATAGAAATACGTCACAGTGAGATTTCTCAGCgtgagaaaagaaaatttgggAATATTACTGAAATAAGTTTTGAAGTTCATGGTCATAGAAATAATCACATGGACATGGGGGCATTTAACATCTTTTTACAAGAACATCAATGCAACTACATATTCAAATATTTGTTCGGGATTGAAGGACGAATTGCTAAAAGTGTCACATCATGA
- the LOC143459883 gene encoding protein rolling stone-like, giving the protein MGNILKPEFKKKNFDFNDCSPQRFYKSQWCKSKWVYLAIKLVLFGYWFGWFLYVMTAGSINQSLHKYWLFLTNWGVVTILLYFITSTLVVIYGIAKDSEQPHETKMPNTVSGSIDRSTGLKSNLKVSSDTRENPNLRWFHKIVWILQSVSVNGAIIIGISYWSLLSNGEETASSINSHAINIVIMIIDLFLNDIPVRLLHFYHSSLYTFVYSVFSLIVHASGYTSAIYPVLDWQNNVGMAIGLCLGITFIASPVVHALVFFTFYQLRLFIAQQTVLSTVVAPAVTLLEIDNPTFKKDEV; this is encoded by the exons atgggaaatattttgaaaccagAATTtaagaagaaaaattttgatttcaatGACTGCTCGCCACAAAGGTTTTACAAATCACAG TGGTGCAAAAGCAAATGGGTATACTTGGCAATCAAGCTCGTCCTCTTTGGATACTGGTTTGGGTGGTTTCTTTATGTAATGACTGCAGGATCCATAAATCAATCGTTGCATAAGTATTGgttgtttttaaccaattgGGGCGTCGTTACCATTCTTCTTTACTTCATTACATCAACACTCGTAGTAATCTACGGGATTGCTAAAGATTCTGAGCAGCCGCATGAGACAAAGATGCCAAATACTGTATCTGGATCAATTGACCGTTCGACTGGTTTGAAAAGTAACTTGAAAGTTTCATCAG ATACTCGAGAAAACCCAAATCTTCGATGGTttcacaaaattgtttggatTCTGCAAAGCGTCTCGGTAAATGGTGCTATAATCATCGGCATATCATATTGGTCCTTGTTGTCTAATGGTGAGGAGACAGCGTCAAGTATCAACAGCCACGCAATCAACATAGTCATTATGATCATTGACCTTTTCTTGAATGATATACCGGTACGTTTGCTACATTTTTATCATTCTTCGCTTTATACTTTTGTGTATAGCGTATTTTCTTTGATTGTGCATGCTTCCGGGTACACGTCGGCAATTTACCCAGTTTTGGATTGGCAAAATAACGTGGGAATGGCAATCGGTTTATGCCTTGGAATCACATTTATTGCTTCCCCGGTTGTTCACGCACttgtttttttcactttttatcaATTGCGTTTGTTTATTGCCCAACAAACGGTTTTGAGCACAGTAGTCGCCCCAGCTGTTACTCTGTTAGAAATTGACAATCCAACCTTCAAGAAGGACGAAGTTTAA